In Alloyangia pacifica, the following proteins share a genomic window:
- the glnA gene encoding type I glutamate--ammonia ligase, whose product MSKDAVLKLIKDEDVAYVDIRFTDPRGKLQHVTVIADLVDEDFLDEGFMFDGSSIAGWKSIEASDMKLMPDTESAYIDPFYAEKTLCLHCSVVEPDTGEAYDRDPRGTAAKAEAYLISSGIGDAAYFGPEAEFFLFDDVKYSVAPNKVSYEVDADHAAWNTDADFEMGNLGHRPTYKGGYFPVNPMDDGQDIRSEMLSTMKRLGMKVDKHHHEVATSQHELGLIFGTLTKQADELQKYKYIIHNVAQAYGRSATFMPKPIKGDNGSGMHVNMSIWKDGKPLFAGDKYADLSQEALYFIGGILKHAKALNAFTNPATNSYKRLVPGYEAPVLRAYSARNRSGCVRIPWTESPKAKRVEARFPDPSANPYLCFAALLMAGLDGIKNKIDPGEAMDKNLYDLPPEELAEIPTVCGSLREALTELEADMDFLLAGDVFTKSQVEGYIALKMEELEAYEMTPHPVEFALYYSC is encoded by the coding sequence ATGAGCAAGGACGCAGTTCTCAAGCTTATTAAGGATGAGGACGTAGCCTACGTCGACATCCGCTTTACCGACCCGCGCGGCAAGCTCCAGCACGTGACCGTCATCGCCGACCTCGTCGACGAAGACTTCCTCGACGAAGGCTTCATGTTCGACGGCTCGTCCATCGCCGGCTGGAAGTCGATTGAAGCTTCCGACATGAAGCTCATGCCCGACACCGAAAGCGCCTACATCGACCCGTTCTACGCCGAGAAAACGCTCTGCCTGCACTGCTCGGTCGTCGAACCCGACACCGGCGAAGCCTATGACCGCGACCCGCGCGGCACCGCAGCCAAGGCAGAAGCCTACCTGATCTCCTCGGGCATCGGCGATGCGGCCTACTTCGGCCCGGAAGCTGAATTCTTCCTGTTCGACGACGTGAAGTACTCGGTCGCCCCGAACAAGGTGTCCTACGAGGTCGACGCAGACCACGCTGCCTGGAACACCGACGCCGACTTCGAGATGGGCAACCTGGGCCACCGTCCGACCTACAAGGGCGGCTACTTCCCGGTGAACCCGATGGACGACGGCCAGGACATCCGTTCCGAGATGCTCTCGACCATGAAGCGTCTGGGCATGAAGGTCGACAAGCACCACCACGAAGTTGCGACCTCGCAGCACGAGCTGGGCCTGATCTTCGGCACGCTGACCAAGCAGGCCGACGAGCTGCAGAAGTACAAGTACATCATCCACAACGTGGCACAGGCCTACGGCCGTTCGGCGACCTTCATGCCGAAGCCGATCAAGGGCGACAACGGCTCGGGCATGCACGTGAACATGTCGATCTGGAAGGACGGCAAGCCGCTCTTCGCAGGCGACAAATACGCTGACCTGTCGCAGGAAGCGCTGTACTTCATCGGCGGCATCCTGAAGCACGCGAAGGCCCTCAACGCCTTCACCAACCCGGCGACCAACTCCTACAAGCGTCTGGTTCCGGGCTACGAAGCGCCGGTTCTGCGCGCCTACTCCGCACGCAACCGCTCGGGCTGCGTCCGTATTCCGTGGACCGAATCGCCGAAGGCAAAGCGTGTGGAAGCTCGCTTCCCCGACCCCTCGGCAAACCCCTATCTTTGCTTCGCGGCTCTGCTGATGGCTGGCCTCGACGGCATCAAGAACAAGATCGATCCGGGCGAAGCCATGGACAAGAACCTCTACGACCTTCCGCCGGAAGAGCTCGCAGAGATCCCGACCGTCTGCGGCTCGCTGCGCGAAGCGCTCACCGAGCTGGAAGCCGACATGGACTTCCTGCTGGCCGGCGACGTGTTCACCAAGAGCCAGGTCGAAGGCTACATCGCGCTGAAGATGGAAGAGCTCGAAGCCTATGAAATGACGCCGCACCCGGTGGAATTCGCACTGTACTACAGCTGCTGA
- a CDS encoding NAD(P)H-hydrate dehydratase: MSVLLTAAQMRSAERTGMARGAGSGADLMERAGQGVVAALLARWPQLAIAPAHALVLCGPGNNGGDGFVIARLLAGLGWQVEVFLLGDAERLPPDARLNHDRWSALGPVGRLPFDAPPVAAGPKGVLIDALFGTGLTRGLGPEVAQVFSCLDAPGFAGWQRVAVDLPSGLCADSGRRIGGDDAAVFGADLTVSFHAAKLGHYLGEGPALCGALEVAEIGLPDGLVADPAALIEAPTFPLAKRAGHKYGHGHALVLGGGFGRTGAARLAARAALRIGAGLVTLAVPGAAQMEVAAQITALMLRRVEAGEDLSAVLEDGRLNALCLGPGLGIERARDLVPVALAAGRATVLDADALSAYSDAPETLFSQLHPAVVLTPHDGEFARLFPDLAARLSAPAQHGPAFSRVDAARAAAERAGCTLLLKGPDTVIAAPGGPASVHAAAYGRAAPWLATAGAGDVLAGLTCGLLARGAAPLQAAQTAAFVHVEAARHFGPGLIAEDLAEALPSVLRDLGAGGAPPP; this comes from the coding sequence ATGAGCGTCCTTTTGACGGCTGCACAAATGCGCAGCGCCGAGCGGACAGGAATGGCCCGCGGGGCTGGCAGTGGCGCCGATCTGATGGAGCGGGCGGGGCAGGGCGTGGTCGCGGCGCTGCTGGCAAGATGGCCCCAGCTTGCCATTGCTCCTGCACATGCGCTGGTGCTCTGCGGACCGGGCAACAACGGCGGCGACGGCTTCGTCATCGCGCGGCTTCTGGCCGGGCTCGGCTGGCAGGTGGAGGTCTTTCTGCTGGGCGATGCCGAGCGCCTGCCGCCGGATGCGCGGCTCAACCACGACCGCTGGTCGGCGCTCGGTCCGGTGGGCCGGCTGCCCTTCGACGCGCCGCCCGTGGCCGCCGGACCCAAGGGGGTTCTGATCGACGCGCTCTTCGGCACGGGGCTCACCCGCGGGCTCGGACCGGAGGTGGCGCAGGTATTCTCCTGTTTGGACGCGCCGGGATTCGCTGGCTGGCAGCGGGTGGCGGTGGATCTGCCCTCGGGGCTCTGCGCGGATTCCGGGCGGCGCATCGGCGGTGACGATGCCGCGGTCTTCGGCGCGGACCTCACGGTCAGTTTCCACGCCGCCAAGCTGGGGCATTACCTTGGGGAGGGGCCCGCGCTCTGCGGCGCGCTGGAGGTGGCAGAGATCGGCCTGCCGGACGGGCTGGTGGCAGATCCCGCGGCGCTGATCGAGGCGCCGACCTTCCCGCTCGCCAAGCGCGCAGGGCATAAGTACGGACATGGTCACGCGCTGGTGCTGGGGGGCGGCTTCGGGCGTACCGGCGCCGCGCGTCTGGCCGCGCGTGCGGCACTGCGGATCGGCGCGGGGCTGGTGACGCTCGCCGTGCCGGGCGCGGCGCAGATGGAGGTCGCGGCGCAGATCACCGCGCTGATGCTGCGCCGGGTGGAGGCGGGGGAAGACCTCAGCGCAGTCCTCGAGGACGGGCGTCTCAACGCGCTCTGCCTCGGGCCCGGCCTTGGGATCGAGCGCGCGCGCGACCTGGTGCCCGTCGCGCTTGCGGCAGGCCGGGCGACCGTGCTGGATGCGGACGCGCTGAGCGCCTATTCGGACGCCCCCGAAACGCTCTTTTCCCAGTTGCATCCGGCCGTCGTTCTCACCCCGCATGATGGCGAGTTTGCCAGGCTCTTCCCGGACCTTGCCGCGCGCCTGTCTGCGCCTGCGCAGCATGGGCCGGCCTTTTCGCGGGTCGATGCGGCGCGGGCGGCGGCAGAGCGGGCGGGCTGCACCCTGCTCTTGAAGGGCCCGGACACGGTGATCGCCGCTCCGGGAGGTCCGGCTTCGGTCCATGCCGCGGCCTATGGGCGGGCCGCCCCCTGGCTCGCCACCGCCGGGGCCGGCGATGTGCTGGCCGGGCTGACCTGCGGGCTCCTGGCGCGGGGCGCCGCGCCGCTGCAGGCCGCGCAGACCGCCGCCTTCGTGCATGTCGAAGCGGCGCGCCACTTCGGTCCCGGGCTGATCGCCGAGGATCTTGCCGAGGCGCTCCCGTCCGTCCTGCGCGATCTGGGGGCTGGGGGCGCTCCCCCGCCCTAG
- a CDS encoding P-II family nitrogen regulator — translation MKKVEAIIKPFKLDEVKEALQDAGIQGLSVLEVKGFGRQKGHTELYRGAEYVVDFLPKVKIEVVLDDDQVDAAIEAIISAAKTDKIGDGKIFVSPIEQAIRIRTGESGSDAL, via the coding sequence ATGAAGAAGGTCGAGGCGATCATCAAGCCGTTCAAGCTCGACGAGGTTAAGGAAGCGTTGCAGGACGCAGGCATCCAAGGCCTCTCCGTGCTCGAAGTGAAAGGTTTCGGTCGTCAGAAAGGCCACACCGAGCTCTACCGGGGCGCGGAGTATGTGGTTGATTTTCTTCCGAAGGTGAAGATCGAAGTCGTCTTGGACGACGATCAGGTCGACGCCGCGATCGAGGCGATCATCTCTGCCGCGAAAACCGACAAGATCGGTGACGGCAAGATCTTCGTCAGCCCCATCGAGCAGGCCATCCGTATCCGCACCGGCGAATCCGGCTCCGACGCGCTCTGA
- a CDS encoding lytic murein transglycosylase: MRRTFMNILAAASLSLSAGAAIAASCGNTASGFDAWKREFAAEAQRAGVGERGIQALMGAPYSSYTIKVDRSQKGVKYPLDEFIRIRLGSVDGFAAQVRKRRDQNRQFYNALEQRYGVPAGILLAIHGMETGFGRTMGNVPVVSSITTVAYDCRRSAFFTPHAIAALQMVDRGMLSPSQQGAAHGELGHTQFLPGNALRYGVDGNGDGRVDFYNQYDALASTANFLRQKGWQPGQPFGEGTANFRVLNEWNAATVYQQAIALVAQKVG; encoded by the coding sequence ATGCGCCGCACCTTTATGAATATCCTCGCAGCCGCCTCGCTGTCCCTCTCGGCCGGAGCCGCCATCGCGGCGAGCTGCGGCAACACCGCCTCGGGCTTCGATGCGTGGAAACGCGAATTCGCCGCCGAGGCGCAGCGCGCGGGCGTCGGCGAACGCGGCATTCAGGCGCTGATGGGCGCCCCCTACTCGAGCTACACGATCAAGGTCGACCGCAGCCAGAAGGGCGTCAAATACCCGCTCGACGAGTTCATCCGAATCCGCCTCGGCTCGGTTGATGGTTTCGCGGCGCAGGTCCGCAAGCGCCGCGACCAGAACCGGCAGTTCTACAATGCCCTTGAGCAGCGCTACGGCGTGCCCGCCGGCATCCTGCTGGCGATCCACGGCATGGAAACCGGGTTCGGCCGGACCATGGGCAACGTGCCGGTCGTCTCCTCGATCACCACCGTGGCCTACGACTGCCGCCGCTCGGCCTTCTTCACCCCGCACGCGATCGCGGCGCTGCAGATGGTCGACCGCGGGATGCTCTCGCCCAGCCAACAGGGCGCCGCCCATGGTGAGCTTGGCCATACCCAGTTCCTGCCGGGCAATGCGCTGCGCTACGGGGTCGACGGAAATGGCGACGGGCGGGTCGATTTCTACAACCAGTACGACGCGCTGGCCTCCACCGCCAATTTCTTGCGCCAGAAAGGCTGGCAGCCCGGTCAGCCCTTTGGCGAGGGCACAGCGAACTTCCGCGTGCTGAACGAATGGAACGCCGCGACCGTCTACCAGCAGGCCATTGCCTTGGTTGCGCAGAAAGTCGGCTAG
- a CDS encoding acyltransferase family protein yields the protein MAKEVYVLRQRIPTIADRAAGRDNNFNLLRMLAAIGVLISHAYPISLGPGAEEPLALALRGWSLGSLCVMIFFAISGFFIARSFATKASVSDFLRARALRLFPALIVVLALTVLACAGLSQVPVDVYLAATPGYVLRNLTLVFPHYDLPGVFVANPYGPAINGSLWTLNYEVLCYLGVVFCGLLGLLVRPGLFGLACVSLSVAWAVTEASDLHPRLAALAKLALPFAAGMSLWVYREKIPLSPWHAAFGGVIAAASWSTPLFHPLLILAVSYAIFVLGYARLPCLQIYNRLGDYSYGTYLYAFPVQQFLAWAGLTWPLWNMACALPITLVLAALSWHLIEAPALRWKGGASRRLAAAG from the coding sequence ATGGCGAAAGAGGTTTATGTGTTACGACAGAGGATCCCAACGATCGCCGACCGCGCTGCGGGCCGCGACAACAACTTCAATCTCCTGAGGATGTTGGCCGCGATCGGGGTGCTCATTTCGCATGCCTATCCGATCAGCCTCGGCCCCGGCGCCGAAGAGCCCCTGGCGCTCGCGCTGAGAGGGTGGTCCTTGGGCAGCCTCTGCGTGATGATCTTCTTTGCGATCTCAGGGTTCTTTATCGCGCGCAGTTTTGCCACGAAGGCGTCGGTCAGCGATTTCCTGCGGGCCCGGGCGCTGCGGCTCTTTCCGGCGCTGATTGTGGTGCTGGCCCTGACGGTTCTTGCTTGCGCAGGGCTGAGCCAGGTTCCGGTCGACGTCTACCTGGCTGCCACGCCGGGCTATGTCCTGCGCAACTTGACGCTGGTCTTCCCTCACTATGACTTGCCGGGCGTCTTCGTGGCCAATCCCTACGGGCCGGCAATCAACGGCTCGCTCTGGACGCTCAACTACGAAGTCCTGTGCTACCTCGGAGTCGTCTTCTGTGGCCTTCTGGGGCTGCTCGTGCGCCCGGGTCTGTTCGGCCTCGCATGCGTCAGCCTCAGCGTGGCCTGGGCCGTGACCGAGGCGAGTGACCTGCATCCACGTCTGGCGGCGCTGGCGAAACTGGCGCTGCCCTTCGCCGCCGGAATGTCGCTATGGGTCTATCGCGAGAAAATTCCGCTTTCGCCGTGGCACGCAGCATTCGGCGGCGTGATCGCCGCGGCGTCCTGGTCGACGCCGCTGTTCCACCCGCTTCTCATCTTGGCGGTGAGCTATGCGATCTTCGTCCTTGGCTACGCGCGGCTGCCATGCCTTCAGATCTACAACCGCCTTGGGGACTATTCCTATGGAACCTATCTCTACGCCTTCCCGGTGCAGCAGTTCCTGGCCTGGGCGGGCCTAACGTGGCCGCTCTGGAACATGGCCTGTGCGCTGCCCATTACGCTCGTCCTTGCGGCGTTGTCTTGGCACCTGATCGAGGCGCCGGCGTTGCGGTGGAAAGGAGGCGCGTCGCGGCGGCTGGCCGCAGCGGGCTGA